Proteins from one Homalodisca vitripennis isolate AUS2020 chromosome 3, UT_GWSS_2.1, whole genome shotgun sequence genomic window:
- the LOC124356715 gene encoding cuticle protein 19-like: protein MAALTQMLCVLSVAVAAQAGYLGGYAAPAISYAAPVAYAAPLPYVKHAPVDYYAHPKYAYNYGVKDYHTGDVKNQWEERDGDVVKGEYSLVEADGTIRTVTYTADDHNGFNAVVHKTGHAVHPAPAPVHVPVYHAPAPLYHH from the exons ATGTTGTGTGTTTTGTCTGTGGCTGTAGCTGCTCAGGCCGGGTACCTCGGTGGATACGCCGCCCCCGCCATCAGTTATGCCGCCCCCGTCGCTTACGCCGCCCCCCTGCCCTACGTCAAACACGCACCAGTAGACTACTAC GCTCACCCCAAGTACGCGTACAACTACGGAGTGAAGGACTACCACACCGGAGATGTCAAGAACCAATGGGAGGAGCGAGACGGTGACGTAGTGAAGGGAGAGTACAGTCTGGTGGAGGCTGACGGAACCATCCGTACAGTCACGTACACTGCCGATGACCACAATGGATTCAACGCCGTTGTACACAAGACAGGACATGCCGTCCACCCTGCTCCCGCGCCAGTCCATGTGCCGGTCTACCACGCTCCTGCCCCCCTTTACCACCACTAG